CTAGCGACGAATATTCCTGGTGCGACCAGCCAACCGGCAAACTGCTGGACAACTGAATGCGATCGGTCAGACCGTATCGCAGTGCGAACGGCACAAACAACGAACGTCGGCGGATGTCAGCCCGGGCAACGCCGGACGGACTAAGCGAGATCGGAAAATCGTAATCGGCTTTGGCATAGACCAGGCCGACATCCATTTGCCATTGGCCTGGATCCAACAGGACGCTGGCCGAGCGCAGAAACTGGACGTTGAAGTCTTCCAGCGGTTCGCCATATTCCTGCTGTTGACTGGTGGGCGGATCGACCAGTTCGACTTTTCCATTTTCCGGAATTTGCGGCAAGGGTGGCGGCAGTGGCCCTGGCTCTTGCTGCATCGCGGAAACCGGCATGATGGATCCGTTGCCATAGCGCCAAACGAGCGACGTATCCTCGAAGTCCGACGCGACGAACAGGGGGTCATCGGTGCGGAAATTGTTCGACGAACCGTAGTCCCATTGGGCGTCGGCGGTAGTTACCTGCCCGGTCAACACGATGGCTGCGGCGATCATCGCCGAGCGTACGTAGCCTGCAAGCCAACGACGGCGGCGGCATGTATCTGGTGTTCGCAGCATCTTGTCGATCCTTCGGGAAGCGAACTTTAGGGGCTTTGAAACTTCCATGTTTGGAAACCTTAATGTGTGCCTAGGTGCCGCGTTACCAAACGATTCCCGTCGAAACGGCGAAACCAACCAGGTCGAGCGAATCGGACGGAGCCAAGGCATTCATCGTCAGTTCGCCCACGTTCAA
This portion of the Bremerella alba genome encodes:
- a CDS encoding transporter, with product MLRTPDTCRRRRWLAGYVRSAMIAAAIVLTGQVTTADAQWDYGSSNNFRTDDPLFVASDFEDTSLVWRYGNGSIMPVSAMQQEPGPLPPPLPQIPENGKVELVDPPTSQQQEYGEPLEDFNVQFLRSASVLLDPGQWQMDVGLVYAKADYDFPISLSPSGVARADIRRRSLFVPFALRYGLTDRIQLSSSLPVGWSHQEYSSLGRFDQTSDSGGIGDLDLGVNLLCREGCYGHSPDVILSFGLTAPTGDAEYAVNGLTQATLSNGVWAPSVQLLMIQRYDPIIYFYGMGYRYQAKRQFNDQDVFYGHQFTYNFGVGFAVNDRITLSTAFLGLFQTETQIDGLGVQGSMRELLRLRFAATTYRCGRIVEPFAEIGMTEDSADSVIGIVWTL